The Candidatus Manganitrophus noduliformans genome includes a window with the following:
- a CDS encoding PAS domain S-box protein has product MNPRKKKQPSSPSVHYHTGAQRLPDPGEDQNHPALEAAQRRLTFLSEASAILSSSLDYPTTLASVARLAVPLLSDWCVIHMLGPDGVLSQLATAHTDPSRVEMACSLSERCPIGINLSSGPERALMTGRSELYPQVTDAMLQAAAQDDVHLRALREMAFKSAMVIPLCARDRILGTITFLSAESGRRFGPADLAFAEALTHRASLAVDNALLYEAEQTARAEAEGARQRLTFLSEASMVLSASLDYETTLKRVARLAVPRFADCCIVDILEKDGSIRRLAVAHVDQTREAQIGEIRRRYPHDMNAPHGIPKVLRTGEPKFFPEVTEEVLAQFAGAHAELMEILRGLSLQSGICAPLLGRERAMGVLSLWMADSNRRYRESELPFAVELARRAALAVDNARLYQKAQEELAERKRAEEKVRFQAHLLDVIGQAVIATDSRGGIIYWNHFAEKLYGWSSEEAFGRDVLEIMAAPASGEKAAEIMAELRQGKTWSGEFAVRRRDGTTFTAMVTDSPVYDQEGRIIGIIGVSFDLTERKQAEGALRRSEEKNRALLNAIPDMMFQLRRDGTILDFKKAKNIEPLVPPGEFLGKNLADILPPEVAGPTLRHIAQALKTGEVQIFEYPLWINGEPRDYEARIAVSGKEEVLAVIRDITQRKRAEKELQQKKIEAEEANRLKSEFVSNVSHELRTPLNAIIGYTSLLLHRTFGEIGPRQEEALLSIHRNARAHLGLINNLLDLSRIEAGKMSVLPETIDLKHFLPALFDEIKPLMEAKPIEVLWKIGKQLRPLQSDPQKIRQIFLNLLSNAIKFTEAGSITISVTAAPRRKGLYLSVEDTGMGIKEEDLPTIFDPFRQIDGSLTRHIGGTGLGLTIVKKAIELIEGKIAVQSTYGKGSVFRVYLPNLEGREGDKE; this is encoded by the coding sequence TTGAATCCCAGGAAGAAAAAGCAGCCTTCCAGCCCTTCCGTTCATTATCACACCGGCGCGCAGCGCTTGCCTGATCCCGGCGAAGATCAAAACCATCCCGCCCTGGAGGCGGCGCAGCGGCGACTGACCTTTCTCTCCGAGGCGAGCGCGATCCTCTCTTCCTCGCTCGATTATCCGACCACCCTCGCCAGCGTCGCGCGCCTGGCGGTCCCCCTTCTCTCCGACTGGTGCGTCATTCACATGCTCGGCCCGGACGGCGTCCTCTCCCAACTCGCCACGGCCCACACCGATCCGTCCCGGGTCGAAATGGCCTGTTCGTTGAGCGAACGATGCCCGATCGGGATCAACCTGTCGAGCGGACCGGAACGGGCGCTGATGACCGGCCGATCGGAGCTCTACCCCCAGGTGACCGACGCCATGCTCCAGGCGGCCGCCCAGGACGACGTTCACCTTCGCGCCCTCCGTGAAATGGCGTTCAAATCGGCGATGGTGATCCCGCTCTGCGCCCGCGATCGAATTTTGGGGACCATTACCTTCCTCTCCGCGGAATCGGGCCGCCGATTCGGGCCCGCCGATCTCGCCTTCGCCGAGGCGCTGACCCACCGCGCCTCGCTGGCGGTCGACAACGCCCTTCTTTACGAGGCCGAGCAGACCGCGCGCGCCGAGGCGGAAGGCGCCCGGCAGCGCCTCACCTTTCTCTCCGAAGCGAGCATGGTCCTCTCGGCGTCGCTCGACTACGAAACCACGCTGAAGCGGGTCGCCCGCCTCGCCGTCCCCCGGTTCGCCGACTGCTGCATCGTCGATATTCTGGAAAAGGATGGGTCGATCCGCCGGCTGGCCGTGGCCCACGTCGATCAAACGCGGGAGGCGCAGATCGGCGAAATCCGGCGGCGATATCCGCACGACATGAACGCGCCGCACGGCATCCCGAAGGTCCTCCGGACCGGCGAGCCGAAATTCTTCCCCGAGGTCACCGAGGAGGTCTTGGCCCAGTTCGCCGGCGCCCATGCCGAATTGATGGAGATCCTGCGCGGGCTCTCCCTCCAATCGGGCATCTGCGCCCCGCTTTTGGGCCGGGAGCGGGCGATGGGGGTCCTCTCGCTCTGGATGGCCGATTCGAACCGCCGCTACCGGGAATCGGAACTCCCCTTCGCGGTGGAGCTGGCGCGCCGCGCCGCCCTGGCGGTCGACAACGCCCGGCTCTATCAGAAAGCGCAGGAAGAGCTGGCGGAGCGGAAACGGGCGGAGGAAAAGGTCCGCTTTCAGGCCCACCTCCTCGACGTGATCGGCCAGGCGGTCATCGCCACCGATTCGCGCGGAGGGATTATTTACTGGAACCATTTCGCCGAGAAGCTTTACGGATGGTCGTCCGAGGAGGCGTTCGGCCGGGACGTGCTGGAAATCATGGCCGCTCCCGCTTCTGGGGAGAAAGCGGCCGAGATCATGGCGGAGCTGCGGCAGGGCAAAACCTGGAGCGGTGAATTCGCCGTTCGGCGCCGGGACGGAACGACCTTCACGGCGATGGTCACCGACTCCCCGGTGTACGACCAGGAGGGGCGGATCATCGGAATCATCGGCGTCTCTTTCGACCTCACCGAGAGAAAACAGGCGGAGGGGGCGTTGAGGCGAAGCGAGGAGAAGAACCGCGCCCTCTTGAACGCCATCCCGGACATGATGTTTCAGCTTCGGCGGGACGGGACCATCCTTGATTTTAAAAAAGCGAAGAATATCGAGCCGCTGGTTCCGCCGGGCGAATTCCTCGGAAAGAACCTCGCTGACATTCTCCCGCCCGAAGTCGCCGGTCCGACCCTGCGCCATATTGCGCAGGCTTTAAAAACAGGAGAAGTGCAGATTTTTGAATACCCCCTCTGGATCAACGGGGAGCCCCGCGACTACGAGGCGCGGATCGCCGTGAGCGGGAAGGAAGAGGTTCTGGCCGTCATCCGCGACATCACCCAGCGCAAGCGGGCCGAAAAAGAGCTACAGCAAAAGAAGATCGAGGCGGAAGAGGCCAATCGGTTGAAGTCGGAGTTCGTCTCGAACGTCTCCCACGAGCTTCGGACCCCGCTCAACGCGATCATCGGCTACACCTCGCTCCTCCTCCATCGGACTTTCGGAGAGATCGGCCCGCGGCAAGAAGAGGCCCTCCTGAGCATTCATCGAAACGCCCGCGCTCATTTGGGCCTCATCAACAATCTGCTCGACCTCTCGAGGATCGAGGCGGGAAAGATGTCGGTTCTTCCGGAGACGATCGATTTAAAGCATTTTCTCCCCGCTCTTTTCGACGAGATCAAGCCGCTGATGGAAGCAAAACCGATTGAGGTCCTCTGGAAGATCGGAAAGCAGCTCCGGCCCCTTCAAAGCGACCCTCAAAAAATCAGGCAGATTTTTTTGAACCTCCTTTCCAATGCCATCAAATTCACCGAAGCGGGATCGATCACGATCTCGGTGACCGCCGCCCCCCGGCGGAAGGGCCTCTATCTTTCGGTGGAGGATACCGGCATGGGGATAAAAGAAGAAGACCTTCCCACCATCTTCGATCCGTTCCGGCAAATCGACGGATCGCTGACCCGGCACATCGGCGGCACCGGCCTCGGCCTAACGATCGTAAAAAAAGCGATCGAGCTGATCGAGGGAAAAATCGCGGTCCAGAGCACTTATGGAAAGGGGTCGGTGTTTAGGGTGTACTTGCCGAACCTTGAAGGGAGAGAGGGGGATAAGGAATAG
- a CDS encoding GAF domain-containing protein — protein sequence MAKTAGLLYFFSTAVVWTTLHLFPQSDQSVPRVLDLICLISAVTGCFFLMLDWRRLSIRVFYFTTVLTLFYIAGFVFFSGGAASPYAFLYFLVIFWSSFFLSRKENLTVMIAAFLFTLLPFSYDPAAFSSNTMTLEGIYSFFYFPIGWIINFLSSQKEEAYQKEKATSLERARFASHLETLQQISSRLTAESELDRLIQLILFEGLRLLDFEVAGFLLWRKGEEAFVLRGVANLPPSLVGQKFRRGEGLVGRVAEEKKIVLVYDDPSLNSPIAEIAALQLKTYIGIPIFWKGEVIGAFNMATSQPNKTVTDADRKLGEMLAQQAAVAIENTRLFQQSVEQARRQALLYKVVSAVSSNLPPQEILHRLAQIAAETVHGTFSVLLLKQGEEIVPKGAYQVPPVQIPFFTEAFKIATVQEESPGITAIRERRVVTIPELQSERTIPLPLREEATRFGFLSLVAVPLLFQEESSGALVVYSGEAGAFRPHEIEILSAIASEAATAVHYLKWLEERDRHLARTEALREIAQEIGAQSNWLAVLDLVVQRGCSLMEMEKGGIVLQDRDGASYVMQVSVGPSSPEAGERVAPDEMIGPILREKKNITIEDHPDFFEALPLFRGRSVQSAIGTPILVKGEAVGVLFFLTAQRGRSLSREDGKTIEILARYASIAIENERLHAETAALHERFALLTKEISLSRNLDQVFFHIAEGLKRHVSYSRLSIGFRDESLKEIQLLRIEQQNRIGTARWPQEQSAIDWVLAHQRPLIRPDLGASQIYVEDRFLFEEGIRSYAILPVVLKGVVIATLNLKSDRPGAYSDTLIESLLPFANHLAPFIENARLFQELTHKKREAEEASRLKTEFLSNVSHELRTPLNAVIGYTHLLQDEIYGPLRDRQKEPLSSIRRNAASLLSLINNLLDLSKIEAGKIEVNLEEFDLEELLQEVFENVKPLLHEKAVEVHWRLAGPLAPLWSDPQRVRQIFLNLFSNAIKFTDRGSITISAANQSMPRGIVLSVEDTGIGMREEDLPSIFDPFRQVDGSLTRSAEGTGLGLTIVKKALNLIEGTIEVESAFGKGSRFTVFLPHLATKKDQNPQSRPRPGRIATQ from the coding sequence ATGGCGAAAACGGCCGGTCTCCTCTATTTCTTTTCGACGGCCGTCGTCTGGACGACGCTCCACCTCTTCCCCCAATCGGATCAAAGCGTCCCCCGCGTTCTCGATCTGATCTGCCTGATCTCCGCCGTCACCGGCTGTTTCTTCCTCATGCTCGATTGGCGACGCCTCTCCATTCGCGTTTTTTATTTCACCACGGTGTTGACCCTCTTTTATATCGCCGGATTCGTTTTTTTCAGCGGCGGGGCCGCCAGCCCCTATGCTTTCTTATATTTTCTTGTGATCTTCTGGTCCTCTTTCTTTCTCTCCCGGAAAGAGAATCTCACCGTCATGATCGCCGCCTTCCTCTTCACGCTGCTCCCCTTCTCTTATGATCCGGCCGCCTTCTCTTCGAATACCATGACCCTGGAGGGGATTTATTCCTTTTTCTATTTCCCGATCGGCTGGATCATCAACTTCCTCTCCAGCCAAAAGGAGGAGGCCTATCAAAAAGAAAAAGCGACCTCCTTGGAGCGGGCGCGGTTCGCCTCCCATCTCGAAACGCTCCAGCAGATCAGCAGCCGTCTGACGGCCGAATCGGAACTGGATCGGCTCATCCAACTGATTCTCTTCGAGGGGTTGCGGCTCCTTGATTTCGAAGTGGCCGGTTTTTTGCTGTGGCGGAAGGGAGAGGAGGCCTTTGTCCTGCGCGGCGTTGCAAATCTCCCTCCGTCGTTGGTGGGACAGAAATTCCGAAGAGGAGAAGGGCTTGTCGGCCGCGTGGCGGAAGAAAAGAAGATTGTCCTCGTATACGATGATCCTTCGTTGAACAGTCCGATTGCGGAGATCGCCGCCCTTCAGTTGAAAACCTATATCGGAATCCCGATCTTCTGGAAGGGGGAGGTGATCGGCGCGTTCAACATGGCGACCTCTCAGCCGAACAAAACGGTCACCGACGCCGACCGGAAGCTCGGCGAAATGCTGGCGCAGCAGGCCGCGGTGGCGATCGAAAATACCCGGCTGTTCCAGCAATCGGTCGAGCAGGCGCGGCGGCAGGCGCTCCTCTACAAAGTGGTCAGCGCCGTTTCCTCCAACCTTCCCCCCCAGGAAATTCTCCATCGATTGGCCCAGATCGCGGCGGAGACGGTGCATGGGACCTTCTCTGTCCTACTATTAAAACAGGGGGAGGAGATCGTTCCGAAGGGGGCCTATCAGGTTCCGCCGGTCCAGATCCCCTTCTTCACCGAGGCGTTTAAAATCGCCACGGTGCAGGAGGAAAGCCCCGGCATCACTGCGATTCGCGAACGGCGGGTGGTCACGATCCCCGAGCTTCAATCCGAGCGGACGATTCCCCTCCCGCTGCGGGAAGAGGCGACCCGCTTCGGCTTTCTCTCGCTGGTGGCCGTCCCGCTCCTCTTCCAGGAGGAGAGCAGCGGCGCCCTGGTGGTCTATTCCGGCGAGGCCGGCGCTTTCCGGCCGCACGAAATTGAGATCCTCTCCGCGATCGCCTCGGAAGCGGCCACCGCCGTCCATTATCTGAAGTGGCTCGAAGAGCGCGACCGCCACCTGGCCCGGACCGAGGCGCTCCGGGAGATCGCTCAGGAGATCGGCGCCCAATCGAACTGGCTTGCGGTGCTCGATCTGGTGGTCCAACGGGGATGCTCCCTGATGGAGATGGAAAAAGGAGGGATCGTCCTGCAGGACCGGGACGGCGCTTCGTACGTCATGCAGGTCTCCGTCGGCCCCTCCTCTCCGGAGGCCGGCGAGCGGGTCGCGCCGGATGAGATGATCGGCCCGATCCTCCGGGAGAAGAAAAACATCACGATCGAAGATCACCCCGACTTCTTCGAAGCCCTCCCCCTCTTCCGCGGAAGGTCCGTTCAGTCGGCGATCGGAACGCCGATCCTGGTCAAAGGAGAAGCGGTCGGCGTCCTCTTTTTCCTCACGGCCCAACGGGGAAGAAGCCTGAGCCGCGAAGATGGAAAAACCATCGAGATCCTCGCGCGCTACGCGTCCATCGCCATCGAAAACGAGCGGCTTCACGCCGAGACGGCGGCGCTTCACGAGCGCTTCGCCCTCCTGACCAAAGAGATCAGCCTCAGCCGGAATCTCGATCAGGTCTTTTTCCACATCGCCGAGGGGCTCAAACGCCATGTTTCCTACAGCCGCCTCAGCATCGGCTTTCGGGATGAATCGCTCAAAGAGATCCAACTCCTCCGGATCGAGCAGCAGAATCGGATCGGGACCGCCCGGTGGCCGCAGGAGCAATCGGCCATCGATTGGGTCCTTGCGCATCAACGGCCGTTGATCCGCCCCGATCTCGGCGCCTCCCAAATTTATGTCGAGGATCGCTTTCTCTTTGAAGAAGGGATCCGCTCTTACGCCATCCTTCCGGTCGTGTTGAAGGGGGTGGTGATCGCCACGCTCAATCTCAAGAGCGACCGGCCCGGCGCCTACTCCGACACCCTGATCGAGTCGCTCCTCCCTTTTGCGAACCACCTCGCTCCCTTTATCGAGAACGCCCGGCTTTTTCAGGAGCTCACCCACAAAAAAAGGGAAGCGGAAGAGGCGAGCCGTCTGAAGACCGAGTTCCTCTCGAACGTGTCGCACGAGCTGCGGACCCCGTTGAACGCCGTCATCGGTTATACCCACCTGCTCCAGGACGAAATCTACGGCCCCCTGCGGGACCGTCAGAAGGAACCGTTGAGCAGCATCCGGCGGAACGCCGCATCGCTTTTATCGCTGATCAACAATCTGCTCGATCTCTCGAAGATCGAGGCGGGAAAGATCGAAGTGAACCTGGAGGAATTCGATCTGGAGGAGCTCTTGCAGGAGGTCTTCGAAAACGTCAAGCCGCTCCTGCACGAGAAGGCGGTCGAGGTCCACTGGCGTCTGGCCGGGCCGCTTGCTCCCCTTTGGAGCGATCCGCAGCGGGTCCGTCAGATCTTTCTGAATCTCTTCTCCAATGCCATTAAGTTTACCGACCGCGGATCGATCACCATCTCCGCGGCGAACCAATCGATGCCGAGGGGGATCGTTCTTTCGGTCGAAGATACCGGCATCGGGATGCGGGAGGAGGATCTCCCCTCCATCTTCGACCCCTTCCGGCAGGTGGACGGCTCCCTCACCCGGTCGGCTGAAGGAACCGGTCTCGGCCTGACGATCGTGAAGAAGGCGCTGAATCTGATCGAGGGAACAATCGAAGTCGAAAGCGCGTTCGGGAAAGGCTCTCGTTTCACCGTTTTCCTCCCCCACCTCGCAACAAAAAAGGATCAAAATCCTCAGAGCCGGCCTCGGCCCGGCCGAATCGCCACACAGTAA
- a CDS encoding alpha/beta hydrolase family protein, whose product MPPSFKNVICYSLSLLLFGCAILPSENVADGGSSRKENACREDRLQPFRKPLSPLPASPESDLHLISQGRGGKEPGRSNRLSIIRPHFGKERDRIAYTVRNLAYPSVEAGKEVGAYFYRPSGRPPFPAVILLPITNGDAITEHFARFFAERRFAVLQYTTRGNFAEIIPPDQSGRAALKRFRDYFHAYVIDVLRGIDWLESQSIVNRSQIGLFGISQGAIVGSLVAGLDPRIQAGVFILGGGGLAGILSSTEERSLAQIRKRILSSGEFSKESFHQEASAAFSPVDPLTYAGCIRSSTTLLVDARFDRVILPVYAEQLWKKMGKPPRIQIPAGHYTAGLFLPYIRSTALRHFQSTLG is encoded by the coding sequence ATGCCCCCTTCGTTTAAAAACGTGATCTGCTACAGTCTCTCTCTCCTCCTCTTCGGCTGCGCCATCCTTCCCTCCGAAAATGTTGCGGACGGGGGATCTTCCCGAAAAGAGAACGCTTGCAGGGAAGATCGGCTGCAGCCTTTCCGAAAACCGCTCTCCCCCCTCCCCGCCTCCCCCGAGAGCGATCTTCACCTCATCTCGCAAGGGCGCGGCGGTAAAGAGCCCGGGCGATCGAACCGCCTTTCCATCATCCGACCCCATTTCGGAAAGGAAAGGGATCGGATCGCCTACACCGTTCGAAACCTCGCCTATCCCTCCGTCGAAGCCGGAAAGGAGGTCGGCGCCTATTTTTACCGCCCCTCGGGGCGGCCCCCCTTTCCCGCCGTGATCCTCCTTCCGATCACGAACGGAGACGCGATCACGGAGCACTTCGCCCGCTTCTTCGCCGAACGGCGGTTCGCCGTGCTGCAGTACACCACCCGCGGCAACTTCGCCGAAATCATCCCGCCCGATCAGAGCGGCCGCGCCGCCCTGAAACGCTTTCGGGATTATTTTCACGCCTACGTGATCGATGTTCTCCGCGGGATCGACTGGCTGGAGTCCCAATCGATCGTCAATCGATCGCAGATCGGCCTCTTCGGGATCAGCCAAGGGGCGATCGTCGGCAGCTTGGTGGCGGGGCTCGATCCGCGGATTCAGGCCGGCGTCTTCATTCTGGGAGGGGGGGGGCTCGCCGGCATTCTCTCCTCGACAGAGGAGAGAAGCCTCGCCCAGATCCGCAAACGAATTTTAAGCTCCGGAGAGTTTTCGAAAGAGTCCTTCCACCAAGAGGCGAGCGCGGCCTTCTCGCCGGTCGATCCGCTGACCTACGCCGGCTGCATCCGATCTTCCACCACCCTTCTGGTCGACGCCCGGTTCGACCGGGTGATTCTCCCCGTCTATGCGGAACAACTCTGGAAAAAGATGGGAAAACCGCCGCGCATCCAAATTCCGGCGGGCCACTATACCGCCGGGCTCTTCCTCCCCTACATCCGCTCCACGGCGCTCCGGCACTTTCAGTCTACGCTGGGATAA